A window from Salvelinus sp. IW2-2015 linkage group LG5, ASM291031v2, whole genome shotgun sequence encodes these proteins:
- the LOC111964142 gene encoding uncharacterized protein isoform X1 yields the protein MNCKVVLLTLDSEEIQVQGARMIVQVLLTGTLCCLLPGLLDATPLKARAVGEVSIXSAQAHGFLSQSRSKRNVDPDPKWHRGTPDFQSYYKFYNSIGHIEGLYEIDKIRILYQQMRHLEQVYGPDASSYQNALGVITPPPTTAAPTTTTVPPTTQPPPTTPAPLSLTEADVLYLCNPKDPLCKAHIVYLPAGAIPVLCDPRYNPTCKPQTGKVVIAAAGPAELAPAAPVEPAVESPPPPPPPPKKSLPPPSPVVIKGMEYDCDPYWDPDCLIDHPPRSVQVTEPPPPPTLPPVVVAPVEEEEEEEEEEEEEEEEEEMATEETVAPSDPYDWGRDLFDPYRYSDPAPDHQ from the exons ATGAACTGTAAAGTTGTCTTGCTGACACTGGACAGTGAAGAGATACAAGTACag GGCGCAAGGATGATTGTTCAGGTTCTCCTGACGGGGACACTATGCTGCCTACTGCCAG GTTTGCTGGATGCTACACCTCTGAAGGCTAGAG CTGTAGGGGAGGTCAGCATCYACTCTGCCCAGGCTCATGGCTTCCTGTCTCAGTCACGCTCCAAACGGAACGTCGACCCGGACCCCAAGTGGCACCGCGGCACGCCTGATTTCCAGTCCTACTACAAATTCTACAACAGCATAGGCCATATTGAAGGA CTGTATGAGATTGACAAGATCAGGATACTGTATCAGCAGATGCGTCACCTAGAGCAGGTCTATGGCCCAGACGCATCCAGCTACCAGAATGCCCTGGGTGTGATAACCCCTCCACCTACCACCGCAGCTCCTACCACTACCACAGTGCCTCCTACCACTCAGCCCCCTCCTACTACACCAGCACCACTTTCTCTAACTGAGGCTGATGTCCTGTATCTGTGTAACCCCAAAGACCCTCTCTGTAAAGCTCACATCGTTTACCTGCCTGCAGGGGCCATCCCGGTCCTCTGTGACCCACGCTACAACCCTACCTGCAAACCCCAAACCGGCAAGGTGGTCATAGCCGCTGCCGGACCTGCGGAGCTAGCTCCTGCAGCACCTGTAGAGCCAGCTGTTGAATCAcctcccccacctccaccccctcctaAGAAGTCTCTCCCACCTCCTTCTCCCGTTGTCATTAAAGGGATGGAGTATGACTGCGACCCTTACTGGGACCCTGACTGCCTGATCGATCACCCACCTCGCTCTGTCCAGGTGACTGAGCCACCACCACCCCCTACTCTCCCACCTGTTGTGGTGGCCCctgttgaagaggaggaggaggaggaggaggaggaggaggaggaggaagaagaagaagaaatggcCACCGAGGAGACAGTAGCGCCTTCTGACCCTTATGATTGGGGACGTGACCTCTTTGACCCTTACCGCTATTCTGACCCAGCACCTGACCACCAGTAg
- the LOC111964142 gene encoding uncharacterized protein isoform X2 produces MIVQVLLTGTLCCLLPGLLDATPLKARAVGEVSIXSAQAHGFLSQSRSKRNVDPDPKWHRGTPDFQSYYKFYNSIGHIEGLYEIDKIRILYQQMRHLEQVYGPDASSYQNALGVITPPPTTAAPTTTTVPPTTQPPPTTPAPLSLTEADVLYLCNPKDPLCKAHIVYLPAGAIPVLCDPRYNPTCKPQTGKVVIAAAGPAELAPAAPVEPAVESPPPPPPPPKKSLPPPSPVVIKGMEYDCDPYWDPDCLIDHPPRSVQVTEPPPPPTLPPVVVAPVEEEEEEEEEEEEEEEEEEMATEETVAPSDPYDWGRDLFDPYRYSDPAPDHQ; encoded by the exons ATGATTGTTCAGGTTCTCCTGACGGGGACACTATGCTGCCTACTGCCAG GTTTGCTGGATGCTACACCTCTGAAGGCTAGAG CTGTAGGGGAGGTCAGCATCYACTCTGCCCAGGCTCATGGCTTCCTGTCTCAGTCACGCTCCAAACGGAACGTCGACCCGGACCCCAAGTGGCACCGCGGCACGCCTGATTTCCAGTCCTACTACAAATTCTACAACAGCATAGGCCATATTGAAGGA CTGTATGAGATTGACAAGATCAGGATACTGTATCAGCAGATGCGTCACCTAGAGCAGGTCTATGGCCCAGACGCATCCAGCTACCAGAATGCCCTGGGTGTGATAACCCCTCCACCTACCACCGCAGCTCCTACCACTACCACAGTGCCTCCTACCACTCAGCCCCCTCCTACTACACCAGCACCACTTTCTCTAACTGAGGCTGATGTCCTGTATCTGTGTAACCCCAAAGACCCTCTCTGTAAAGCTCACATCGTTTACCTGCCTGCAGGGGCCATCCCGGTCCTCTGTGACCCACGCTACAACCCTACCTGCAAACCCCAAACCGGCAAGGTGGTCATAGCCGCTGCCGGACCTGCGGAGCTAGCTCCTGCAGCACCTGTAGAGCCAGCTGTTGAATCAcctcccccacctccaccccctcctaAGAAGTCTCTCCCACCTCCTTCTCCCGTTGTCATTAAAGGGATGGAGTATGACTGCGACCCTTACTGGGACCCTGACTGCCTGATCGATCACCCACCTCGCTCTGTCCAGGTGACTGAGCCACCACCACCCCCTACTCTCCCACCTGTTGTGGTGGCCCctgttgaagaggaggaggaggaggaggaggaggaggaggaggaggaagaagaagaagaaatggcCACCGAGGAGACAGTAGCGCCTTCTGACCCTTATGATTGGGGACGTGACCTCTTTGACCCTTACCGCTATTCTGACCCAGCACCTGACCACCAGTAg